A region from the Paenarthrobacter aurescens genome encodes:
- a CDS encoding ACP S-malonyltransferase, which yields MLAIVCPGQGSQTPGFLAPWLELPSVEGQLAALSEIAGIDLKAHGTTSDEETIKDTAVAQPLIVAAGLVAAKSLFDVELSTLPVILAGHSVGEITASALAGVLTESEAMTFVRERANSMAAAAAVTPTGMSAVVGGDPAEVLAAIEATGATPANVNGAGQTVAAGTFEQLKALAENPPAKARVIPLKVAGAFHTSHMAPAVSALEALKPSLAPQNPAVPLLSNFDGKEITTGTAAVESLIAQVSRPVRWDLCMETLVERGVTGLIELAPAGTLAGLAKRGMPGVKTVAVKTPDDLSAALALFAELEGQA from the coding sequence GTGCTTGCAATCGTCTGCCCTGGACAGGGCTCCCAGACCCCTGGATTTTTAGCCCCTTGGCTGGAACTCCCCTCCGTCGAAGGCCAATTGGCCGCCCTGAGCGAAATCGCAGGCATCGACCTCAAGGCCCACGGAACCACATCGGATGAAGAGACCATCAAGGACACTGCCGTAGCGCAGCCCCTGATCGTCGCTGCCGGCCTGGTTGCTGCCAAGTCCTTGTTTGATGTGGAACTCAGCACCCTTCCCGTCATCCTTGCCGGGCATTCCGTTGGTGAAATCACAGCTTCTGCCCTTGCCGGTGTCCTCACCGAGTCCGAGGCCATGACCTTCGTCCGGGAGCGCGCCAACAGCATGGCCGCAGCAGCTGCTGTGACACCCACGGGCATGAGCGCAGTTGTTGGCGGAGATCCCGCGGAGGTCCTGGCTGCCATTGAGGCCACCGGCGCCACTCCGGCCAACGTCAACGGGGCCGGACAGACAGTGGCCGCCGGAACGTTCGAGCAGCTCAAGGCCTTGGCGGAAAACCCGCCGGCTAAAGCGCGTGTCATCCCGCTGAAGGTCGCCGGCGCCTTCCACACTTCGCACATGGCACCGGCTGTCAGCGCCCTCGAAGCTCTCAAGCCGTCCTTGGCACCGCAGAACCCGGCTGTTCCGCTGTTGTCCAACTTCGACGGCAAGGAAATAACCACAGGTACTGCCGCGGTGGAAAGCCTGATCGCGCAGGTCTCCCGTCCCGTTCGCTGGGATCTGTGCATGGAGACGCTGGTTGAGCGCGGCGTCACCGGCCTCATTGAACTTGCACCCGCCGGCACCTTGGCAGGGCTCGCCAAGCGCGGCATGCCGGGTGTTAAAACTGTTGCCGTCAAAACCCCGGATGACCTGTCCGCGGCCCTCGCGCTCTTCGCAGAACTGGAGGGACAGGCATGA
- a CDS encoding DUF3145 domain-containing protein encodes MSVATTRGVLFVHSAPTALCPHVEWAIGSVVDKRTDLEWTPQPAAPGMFRAELSWTGAPGTGAQLASALRGWAHLRYEVTEEPSQGVDGARWSHTPELGIFHAVTDVHGNIMVTEDRIRYAYESGAGDPSAVYHELSLALGEAWDEELEPFRHAAEGAPVRWLHQVG; translated from the coding sequence ATGTCTGTTGCAACAACCCGCGGTGTCTTGTTTGTGCACTCGGCCCCTACGGCACTTTGCCCGCACGTTGAGTGGGCCATTGGATCGGTCGTGGATAAGCGAACCGATCTTGAATGGACCCCGCAACCGGCCGCGCCGGGAATGTTCCGGGCAGAGCTCTCGTGGACCGGCGCTCCCGGTACGGGGGCCCAATTGGCGTCTGCTCTGAGGGGCTGGGCGCACTTGCGTTACGAGGTAACCGAAGAACCCAGCCAGGGCGTGGACGGGGCGCGTTGGTCCCACACCCCGGAGTTGGGTATTTTCCATGCCGTCACTGATGTGCACGGCAACATCATGGTGACCGAGGATCGCATCCGCTACGCCTATGAGTCCGGTGCCGGAGACCCTTCCGCTGTCTATCACGAGCTCTCGTTGGCTTTGGGCGAGGCCTGGGATGAAGAACTGGAGCCCTTCCGCCACGCAGCCGAAGGTGCTCCGGTGCGCTGGTTGCACCAGGTGGGCTAG
- a CDS encoding CdaR family transcriptional regulator — MAEPSKTTTKRKAAPQALSPEKAETLRQLRANVGQLSTSTMRQLEKSLPWYGRLSSDERSALGLVAQNGIAAFVTWYERPSSPSWILTDVFGNAPTELTRSISLQKALQLIRIVVEVVEDQVPVIAPESDQPSLREAVLRYSREVAFAAADVYARAAESRGSWDTRLEALIVDAILRGENTDALRSRIAALGWKAQERFTVMVGNSPSEPSASYVSELRRTAGRFSEDALVGIQGDRLILILGGVQDRDTAYVKLSELFAPGAVVYGPEASSLLEASGSAQAAFAGLTAARAWPSAPRPVAADDLLPERVVSGDDAARRSLIKNIYRPLLAASNGLVETLGTYLELGHSLEATARELFVHANTVRYRLKRVCDVTGWDPLLPREAFVLQTALVVGRLSAQPKAATERHASRSQN; from the coding sequence ATGGCAGAGCCGAGCAAAACCACCACCAAGCGCAAGGCAGCGCCGCAAGCATTGTCACCTGAAAAGGCCGAAACCCTCCGGCAACTGCGGGCCAACGTGGGTCAACTCTCCACCAGCACCATGCGGCAACTGGAGAAATCACTGCCCTGGTATGGGCGCCTAAGCTCCGATGAACGCTCTGCCTTGGGCCTTGTAGCCCAGAACGGCATTGCTGCCTTTGTGACGTGGTACGAACGCCCAAGTTCGCCGTCGTGGATCCTCACCGACGTCTTCGGCAACGCCCCTACTGAGCTGACCCGCTCCATCAGCCTGCAGAAGGCCCTGCAACTGATCCGGATCGTTGTGGAGGTTGTGGAGGACCAGGTACCGGTCATCGCGCCGGAATCGGACCAACCATCACTCCGCGAAGCCGTCCTGCGCTATTCGCGGGAAGTGGCGTTCGCCGCTGCCGACGTTTACGCGCGGGCCGCCGAATCCCGTGGATCGTGGGACACGCGCCTGGAGGCGTTGATCGTAGATGCGATTCTACGAGGTGAAAACACTGATGCTTTGAGGTCCCGGATCGCTGCACTGGGCTGGAAAGCGCAGGAGCGGTTCACTGTAATGGTGGGGAATTCGCCCTCTGAGCCCAGCGCCAGCTACGTCAGCGAGCTACGCCGCACCGCCGGGCGCTTCTCAGAGGACGCGCTGGTGGGAATTCAAGGTGACCGGCTCATCCTGATCCTTGGAGGTGTGCAGGACCGCGATACCGCCTACGTCAAGCTCAGTGAGCTTTTCGCCCCCGGAGCCGTAGTTTACGGCCCGGAAGCAAGCTCCCTGCTGGAAGCGAGCGGCTCTGCCCAGGCAGCGTTCGCCGGGCTCACCGCAGCCCGTGCCTGGCCCTCCGCCCCGCGACCGGTGGCCGCCGACGACCTCCTTCCTGAGCGCGTAGTTTCCGGTGATGACGCCGCCCGAAGGTCACTGATCAAGAACATTTACAGACCACTCCTGGCCGCTTCGAATGGGCTCGTGGAGACCTTGGGGACATACTTGGAACTCGGCCACTCACTGGAGGCCACGGCGCGTGAACTGTTCGTCCATGCCAACACGGTGCGCTACCGTTTGAAGCGTGTTTGTGACGTGACAGGGTGGGATCCACTCCTTCCCAGGGAGGCATTTGTGCTCCAAACGGCCTTGGTGGTGGGCCGTCTTTCAGCCCAACCAAAAGCCGCTACCGAACGTCACGCGTCACGTTCGCAGAACTGA
- a CDS encoding IclR family transcriptional regulator: MADSRSPRSEGLGASSPAPAVTRAAAVLEALAESPSGRLTLSDLSRELGIPKSSTSNLLLALEEARLITRQGADFALGRKLVELGAAYLSRLDEVQEFYKYCEQAPTLSGETVRIAMLDGDHVIYLARYEGHPAVRLTSNIGDKMPVSLCSVGKALIAQLHDHDIDSMFPDGMELPVMTPNSLKTAEELKAQISAIRQQGYAFEDEESTVGVVCLAVPVPTHGAHGPSLGLSVTALKATYSEEQGALMVKELKELARSLGNPMG, encoded by the coding sequence ATGGCCGATTCCCGCTCTCCCCGTTCTGAAGGGCTGGGTGCCTCATCGCCGGCGCCCGCCGTCACCCGTGCAGCCGCAGTGCTGGAGGCGCTTGCGGAGTCGCCGTCGGGCCGTTTGACGCTGAGCGATCTTTCCCGGGAGCTTGGCATTCCCAAGTCCTCTACCTCCAATCTCTTGTTGGCGCTGGAAGAAGCACGCCTCATCACCCGGCAAGGGGCGGATTTTGCTTTGGGTAGAAAGCTCGTTGAGCTCGGTGCTGCATATCTGAGCCGGCTCGATGAAGTTCAGGAGTTTTATAAGTACTGCGAACAGGCGCCAACCCTCTCCGGAGAAACCGTACGGATCGCGATGCTCGACGGCGACCACGTCATCTACCTGGCGCGATACGAGGGCCATCCTGCTGTCCGGCTGACGTCAAATATCGGTGACAAAATGCCGGTCTCTCTCTGCAGCGTGGGCAAGGCCCTCATCGCCCAGCTGCACGATCACGACATCGACTCGATGTTCCCTGACGGCATGGAGCTCCCGGTCATGACTCCCAACTCCCTGAAAACTGCTGAAGAACTCAAGGCGCAGATTTCCGCCATCCGTCAGCAGGGGTATGCCTTCGAGGATGAAGAGTCCACGGTGGGCGTGGTGTGCCTGGCTGTGCCGGTCCCCACTCACGGTGCTCACGGGCCAAGCCTGGGCCTGTCTGTGACTGCACTGAAGGCAACTTATTCGGAGGAGCAGGGGGCGCTCATGGTCAAAGAACTCAAGGAATTGGCGCGCTCCCTTGGCAACCCCATGGGCTGA
- a CDS encoding beta-ketoacyl synthase produces the protein MARKVVITGLGATTPIGGDVPTMWQNALKGVSGARTLGDEWVAKYDLPVHFAARASTPALEVLSRVEAKRMDPSTQFGVIAAREAWSDSGIEEIDHDRLAVAFATGIGGVWTLLDAWDTLRDKGPRRVLPMTVPMLMPNGVAAAVSLDLGARAGAHTPVSACASGTEALHLGLDLIRSGKADVVVCGGAEAAIHPMPLAAFSSMQALSRRNDEPERASRPYDRDRDGFVMGEGAGALVLEAEEHAIARGARIYAELAGTSVTADAYHITAPDPEGLGATRALKAAMFDGRIQAEDVVHVNAHATSTPVGDKPEYTALRAALGTHVDNVAVSATKSQMGHLLGASGAVEAVLTVLAVYERKAPVTINLENQDPEIPLDVVTSVRDLPAGDIVALSNSFGFGGHNAVIAVRNV, from the coding sequence ATGGCACGCAAAGTAGTCATAACCGGTCTGGGGGCCACCACTCCCATCGGCGGCGACGTACCCACAATGTGGCAGAACGCGCTGAAAGGGGTCTCCGGCGCCCGCACGCTGGGCGACGAGTGGGTGGCCAAGTACGACCTCCCCGTCCACTTTGCTGCCCGGGCCTCGACGCCGGCACTGGAGGTCCTGAGCCGCGTTGAGGCTAAGCGCATGGACCCCTCCACGCAGTTTGGTGTCATCGCAGCCCGCGAGGCATGGTCTGACTCGGGGATTGAAGAGATTGACCACGACCGGCTCGCCGTGGCGTTTGCCACCGGCATCGGTGGCGTCTGGACTCTCCTTGATGCGTGGGACACGCTCAGGGATAAGGGACCCCGCAGGGTTCTGCCCATGACTGTGCCCATGCTTATGCCCAACGGTGTGGCAGCAGCGGTCAGCCTGGACCTTGGAGCCCGCGCCGGAGCACACACTCCCGTTTCGGCCTGCGCGTCAGGCACCGAAGCCCTCCACTTGGGCCTGGACCTGATCCGTTCCGGCAAGGCCGACGTCGTGGTGTGCGGTGGAGCTGAAGCCGCCATTCACCCTATGCCTCTGGCCGCATTCTCCTCCATGCAGGCCTTGTCCCGCCGCAACGACGAACCCGAACGTGCTTCCCGCCCGTACGACCGTGACCGTGATGGCTTTGTCATGGGCGAAGGCGCCGGTGCTTTGGTCCTTGAGGCCGAGGAACACGCCATTGCCCGTGGGGCGCGCATTTACGCCGAACTCGCCGGTACCTCGGTGACTGCCGATGCCTATCACATCACAGCACCGGACCCCGAGGGCCTGGGTGCCACCCGTGCGCTCAAGGCAGCCATGTTCGATGGCCGGATCCAGGCTGAGGACGTCGTTCACGTCAACGCACACGCCACCTCCACTCCCGTGGGTGACAAGCCCGAGTACACGGCCCTGCGCGCCGCCCTGGGGACGCACGTGGACAACGTGGCGGTCTCCGCCACCAAGTCGCAGATGGGCCACCTCCTGGGTGCTTCAGGTGCTGTTGAAGCCGTACTGACCGTGCTGGCCGTCTACGAACGCAAAGCGCCGGTCACCATTAACCTCGAAAACCAGGATCCGGAGATCCCCCTCGACGTCGTGACTTCCGTTCGCGATCTCCCCGCAGGAGACATCGTGGCTTTGAGTAACTCCTTCGGCTTCGGCGGCCACAACGCCGTCATCGCAGTACGGAACGTCTGA
- a CDS encoding peroxiredoxin: MTEVQQAPASVHVPQVGQLAPDFELLNQYGEPVRLTDFRGRNVVVVFFPFAFSGICTGELCEIRDNIAAFEDSDATVLAISVDSKFAQRAYAEHEHFGFDLLADFWPHGAVARTYGVFDEASGMALRGTFIIDAAGIVRYVVVNPRGQARDLAAYRQALSSLAEL, encoded by the coding sequence GTGACCGAAGTCCAGCAGGCACCTGCCTCCGTGCATGTTCCCCAAGTTGGGCAGCTCGCACCGGATTTTGAACTGCTGAATCAATACGGCGAGCCTGTTCGCTTGACCGATTTCCGGGGCCGCAACGTTGTTGTCGTGTTCTTTCCCTTTGCCTTCTCCGGCATCTGTACTGGAGAGCTCTGTGAGATTCGCGACAACATCGCTGCCTTTGAGGATTCAGATGCCACGGTATTGGCCATTTCCGTAGACAGTAAGTTCGCCCAGCGGGCCTACGCAGAGCACGAGCATTTCGGCTTTGACCTGCTGGCAGATTTTTGGCCACACGGGGCGGTAGCAAGAACCTACGGTGTTTTTGACGAAGCCAGTGGCATGGCATTGAGAGGGACCTTCATCATCGATGCCGCCGGAATCGTCCGCTATGTGGTGGTCAATCCTCGCGGTCAAGCAAGGGATTTGGCTGCATACCGCCAGGCGTTGTCATCCTTGGCAGAGCTGTAG
- the aceE gene encoding pyruvate dehydrogenase (acetyl-transferring), homodimeric type: MHAPKGRLDVAAGEETSHILSGLTAQLPDRDPEETAEWIESLDALIAEQGTERAQYIMRSLLQRAGARSVGVPMVTTTDYVNTIPVDQEAQFPGNEEFERRYRAYMRWNAAVMVHRAQRSDIGVGGHISTYAGAATLYEVGFNHFFRGKDHPSGGDQVFFQGHASPGMYARAFMEGRLTEEDLDGFRQEKSKEGHALSSYPHPRLMPDFWEFPTVSMGIGPMNAIYQAQSNRYLQNRGIKDTSDQQVWAFLGDGEMDEPESRGLLQLAANENLDNLNFVINCNLQRLDGPVRGNGKIMQELEAFFRGAGWNVIKVVWGREWDSLLEADKDGALVKIMNETPDGDYQTYKAESGGFVREHFFGKSPQTKDMVADLDDEQIWGLKRGGHDYRKVYAAYKAATEFKGKPTVILAKTVKGYGLGPHFEGRNATHQMKKLTMEDLKAFRDHLRIPISDDQLDADLYRPPYYHPGMDAPEIKYLMERRAELGGFVPERRRTHTPVTLPEAKSYEVAKRGSGKQQAATTMAFVRLLKDLMRDKNFGARFVPVVPDESRTFGMDAFFPTAKIYNPKGQNYLSVDRDLVLAYKESPAGQLIHPGINEAGAVAAFTAAGTAYATHGEPLVPIYVFYSMFGFQRTGDSFWAAADQMTRGFIIGATAGRTTLTGEGLQHADGHSPILASTNPAVKTYDPAYGYEIGHIIRHGLEEMYGENPDATADNTDNNVMYYLTVYNEPITQPAEPENLDINGLLKGIYKLAEAPQTGNTDGNRPTANILASGVSVPWALEAARILAEDWNVAATVFSVTSWNELRRDGLAAEEHAFLNPGQPARTPFITEQLAGTTGPVIAVSDYMKAVPDQIRQFIPNDFASLGADGFGFSDTRQAARRYFKNDTHSIVAKTLQLLAAKGEVEAGALEKAIEKYRLLDVNAGTTGGAGGDA, encoded by the coding sequence ATGCATGCGCCAAAAGGAAGGTTGGACGTGGCTGCAGGAGAAGAGACCTCACACATCCTCAGCGGGTTGACTGCCCAGCTGCCTGATCGTGATCCGGAAGAGACCGCGGAGTGGATTGAGTCCCTTGATGCGTTGATCGCGGAGCAGGGTACCGAGCGTGCCCAGTACATTATGCGTTCGTTGTTGCAGCGTGCCGGTGCGAGGTCGGTGGGTGTGCCAATGGTGACGACCACTGATTATGTGAACACGATCCCGGTGGACCAGGAAGCGCAGTTCCCGGGGAACGAGGAGTTCGAGCGCCGGTACCGGGCGTATATGCGGTGGAACGCTGCGGTGATGGTCCACCGTGCGCAGCGGTCCGATATTGGTGTGGGCGGGCATATTTCCACCTATGCCGGTGCTGCGACGTTGTACGAGGTGGGGTTCAACCACTTCTTCCGCGGCAAGGACCACCCTTCGGGCGGGGACCAGGTGTTTTTCCAGGGCCACGCTTCACCGGGCATGTACGCCAGGGCGTTCATGGAAGGCCGCCTGACCGAGGAGGATCTGGACGGGTTCCGTCAGGAAAAGTCCAAGGAAGGCCACGCCCTGTCCTCGTACCCGCACCCGCGGCTGATGCCTGATTTCTGGGAATTCCCCACGGTGTCGATGGGTATCGGCCCGATGAACGCGATCTATCAGGCCCAGTCCAACCGGTACCTGCAGAACCGTGGCATCAAGGACACCAGTGATCAGCAGGTCTGGGCGTTCCTGGGCGACGGGGAAATGGACGAGCCCGAGTCCCGTGGCCTGCTCCAGCTCGCCGCGAACGAGAACCTGGACAACCTGAACTTCGTGATCAACTGCAACCTCCAGCGCCTGGACGGACCGGTCCGCGGCAACGGCAAGATCATGCAGGAACTCGAGGCGTTCTTCCGCGGTGCGGGCTGGAACGTGATCAAGGTCGTCTGGGGCCGTGAGTGGGACTCGCTCCTGGAAGCGGACAAGGACGGGGCGTTGGTGAAAATCATGAACGAAACCCCCGATGGTGACTACCAAACCTACAAGGCCGAGTCCGGCGGGTTCGTCCGTGAACACTTCTTCGGTAAATCCCCGCAGACCAAAGACATGGTCGCGGACCTGGACGACGAGCAGATCTGGGGCCTCAAACGCGGCGGCCACGACTACCGCAAGGTCTACGCCGCCTATAAGGCAGCGACCGAGTTCAAGGGCAAACCCACCGTCATCCTGGCCAAAACCGTCAAGGGCTACGGCCTGGGACCGCACTTCGAGGGCCGCAACGCGACCCACCAGATGAAGAAACTGACCATGGAAGACCTCAAAGCCTTCCGTGACCACCTCCGGATCCCCATCAGCGATGACCAGCTCGACGCTGACCTGTACCGTCCCCCGTACTACCACCCCGGCATGGACGCCCCGGAAATCAAATACCTCATGGAACGCCGCGCCGAGCTCGGCGGGTTCGTGCCCGAACGGCGCCGCACCCACACCCCCGTGACCCTGCCCGAGGCGAAGTCCTACGAGGTAGCCAAACGCGGATCCGGGAAACAACAAGCAGCCACCACCATGGCCTTCGTGAGGCTCCTCAAAGACCTCATGCGGGACAAGAACTTCGGTGCCCGGTTCGTGCCCGTGGTCCCGGACGAATCCCGGACCTTCGGGATGGACGCGTTCTTCCCCACCGCGAAAATCTACAACCCCAAAGGCCAGAACTACCTCTCCGTGGACCGCGACCTCGTCCTGGCCTACAAAGAATCACCCGCCGGCCAACTGATCCACCCCGGCATCAACGAAGCCGGCGCCGTCGCAGCGTTCACCGCCGCCGGAACCGCCTACGCCACCCACGGCGAACCCCTGGTCCCGATCTACGTGTTCTACTCCATGTTCGGCTTCCAACGCACCGGGGACTCGTTCTGGGCCGCAGCAGACCAAATGACCCGCGGGTTCATCATCGGCGCCACCGCAGGACGGACCACCCTCACCGGCGAAGGACTCCAACACGCCGACGGGCACTCCCCCATCCTGGCCTCCACCAACCCCGCCGTGAAAACCTACGACCCCGCCTACGGCTACGAAATCGGCCACATCATCCGCCACGGCCTCGAAGAAATGTACGGCGAAAACCCCGACGCAACAGCAGACAACACGGACAACAACGTGATGTACTACCTCACCGTCTACAACGAACCCATCACCCAACCCGCGGAACCGGAAAACCTCGACATCAACGGGCTCCTCAAAGGCATCTACAAACTCGCAGAAGCCCCGCAAACCGGGAACACAGACGGTAACCGGCCCACCGCGAACATCCTCGCCTCCGGCGTCTCCGTGCCCTGGGCACTCGAAGCCGCCCGGATCCTGGCCGAAGACTGGAACGTCGCCGCCACCGTCTTCTCCGTGACCTCCTGGAACGAACTCCGACGCGACGGACTCGCCGCCGAAGAACACGCCTTCCTCAACCCCGGCCAACCCGCCCGCACCCCGTTCATCACCGAACAACTCGCAGGCACCACCGGACCCGTCATCGCCGTCTCGGACTACATGAAAGCCGTCCCCGACCAAATCCGCCAATTCATCCCCAACGACTTCGCATCCCTCGGAGCAGACGGCTTCGGCTTCTCCGACACCCGCCAAGCCGCACGCCGCTACTTCAAAAACGACACCCACTCCATCGTCGCCAAAACCCTCCAACTCCTCGCCGCCAAGGGAGAAGTTGAAGCAGGTGCGCTGGAAAAGGCAATCGAGAAGTACCGGCTCCTGGATGTCAACGCCGGCACCACCGGCGGAGCAGGCGGCGACGCCTGA
- a CDS encoding NAD-dependent protein deacetylase, whose amino-acid sequence MSRHSPGVGMTGFASMEPSPVAELNPKELEELKRASDLLGGRRLAVLTGAGLSTDSGIPDYRGPGSAPRNPMTFQEFIGSEANRRRYWARNHIGWSHLRHADPNAGHAAVALLERRGLLTGLITQNVDRLHEDAGSINVVDLHGRYDQVVCLDNGHTFSRRLIAAILEEINPGFLEAAVESGVVEVAPDADATVEDSELITSFVMAVCPICGGTLKPDFVYFGENVPKDRVARAYEMVDNADALLVAGSSLTVQSGLRFVRHSAKAGKPVVIINRGTTRGDEFAQLKLELGVSGALDYLARTLPDLPGASEPIGVSGG is encoded by the coding sequence ATGAGCCGCCATAGCCCCGGCGTGGGTATGACTGGATTCGCCAGCATGGAGCCCTCGCCGGTGGCGGAGCTGAACCCCAAGGAACTCGAAGAACTCAAGAGAGCTTCGGACCTGCTTGGGGGTAGGCGCCTGGCCGTCCTCACAGGTGCAGGGTTGAGTACCGATTCCGGTATCCCTGACTACCGTGGCCCAGGCTCTGCGCCCCGGAACCCCATGACCTTCCAGGAGTTCATTGGGAGTGAGGCTAACCGCAGGCGCTACTGGGCGCGGAATCATATTGGTTGGTCCCACCTCAGGCATGCCGATCCTAATGCCGGCCATGCGGCTGTCGCTCTCCTGGAGCGTCGCGGCTTGCTGACAGGACTCATTACACAAAACGTGGACAGGCTGCATGAGGATGCCGGAAGCATCAATGTGGTGGATCTGCACGGGCGCTATGACCAGGTGGTGTGCCTTGACAACGGACATACCTTCAGCAGGCGCTTGATTGCCGCGATTCTTGAAGAAATCAATCCGGGTTTCCTGGAAGCCGCTGTGGAGTCCGGAGTGGTGGAAGTGGCCCCGGACGCTGATGCCACGGTGGAGGATTCTGAGCTCATCACGTCATTCGTGATGGCTGTCTGCCCCATTTGCGGCGGAACGCTAAAGCCGGACTTTGTCTACTTCGGCGAAAACGTCCCCAAAGATCGTGTTGCCCGGGCATACGAGATGGTGGATAACGCCGATGCTCTCCTGGTGGCGGGATCCTCGCTGACGGTGCAGAGTGGATTGCGCTTTGTGCGCCACTCAGCCAAAGCAGGGAAGCCGGTGGTCATCATCAACCGCGGAACTACCCGTGGGGATGAGTTTGCACAGCTGAAACTGGAGCTCGGAGTCAGCGGTGCTTTGGACTATCTTGCACGCACTTTGCCGGATCTTCCCGGGGCTTCTGAGCCGATTGGTGTTTCAGGCGGTTGA
- a CDS encoding acyl carrier protein yields the protein MASNEEILAGLAEIVNEETGLATEAVELDKSFTEDLDIDSISMMTIVVNAEEKFGVRIPDEEVKNLKTVGDAVSFIANAQA from the coding sequence ATGGCTAGCAACGAAGAGATCCTGGCCGGCCTGGCTGAAATCGTCAACGAAGAAACCGGCCTCGCCACCGAAGCCGTGGAGCTGGACAAGTCCTTCACCGAGGACCTGGACATCGACTCCATTTCCATGATGACCATCGTGGTCAACGCTGAAGAGAAGTTCGGCGTTCGCATTCCGGACGAAGAGGTCAAGAACCTCAAGACCGTCGGCGACGCCGTCAGCTTCATCGCCAACGCACAGGCCTAG
- a CDS encoding beta-ketoacyl-ACP synthase III, protein MSTPVLNKAVVNENARILGIGAYRPDVIVTNEDVCQWIDSSDEWIRQRTGIITRHRAAADVSVIDMAEGAAREALKQAGIEASQLGAVIVSTVTHPYATPSAAAALTDRLGATPAPAFDISAACAGYCYGVAQADALVRSGAAQYVLVVGAEKLSDVIDNHERTISFLLGDGAGAVVVGPSDTPGIGPSVWGSDGSKWDAIGMTHSLEDVKKLGESARHSDEIDDPAILSATQDVWPTLRQDGQTVFRWAVWEMAKVAQQALDAAGIEASDLAAFVPHQANMRIIDEMVKKLKLPESVVIGRDIAQAGNTSAASIPLATHRLLQENPELSGGLALQIGFGAGLVFGAQVVVLP, encoded by the coding sequence ATGAGCACTCCGGTGTTGAACAAGGCCGTTGTCAACGAGAATGCCCGCATCCTGGGCATCGGCGCCTACCGCCCGGACGTCATTGTCACCAACGAAGACGTCTGCCAGTGGATCGACTCCTCGGACGAATGGATCCGCCAGCGTACCGGGATCATCACCCGTCACCGCGCTGCTGCTGACGTCAGCGTGATCGACATGGCAGAAGGTGCTGCACGCGAAGCTCTCAAGCAAGCCGGGATCGAGGCCTCCCAACTGGGCGCCGTGATCGTGTCCACCGTGACGCACCCGTACGCGACGCCGTCGGCTGCTGCTGCACTCACTGACCGTTTGGGCGCGACGCCGGCACCCGCCTTCGACATCTCGGCCGCCTGTGCAGGGTACTGCTACGGCGTGGCACAGGCTGACGCCCTGGTCCGTTCCGGTGCAGCCCAGTACGTCCTGGTAGTCGGTGCGGAGAAGCTCTCCGACGTCATCGACAACCACGAGCGCACCATCTCCTTCCTTCTCGGCGACGGCGCAGGTGCCGTTGTGGTTGGCCCGTCCGACACTCCCGGCATCGGCCCCTCGGTGTGGGGCTCGGATGGCAGCAAGTGGGACGCAATCGGCATGACCCACTCCCTCGAGGACGTCAAGAAGCTGGGCGAATCCGCACGGCACTCCGACGAAATTGACGATCCCGCCATTCTGTCGGCAACCCAGGATGTGTGGCCCACGCTTCGGCAGGACGGGCAGACAGTGTTCCGTTGGGCCGTCTGGGAAATGGCAAAGGTAGCCCAGCAGGCACTGGATGCCGCGGGCATCGAAGCGAGCGACCTCGCTGCTTTCGTTCCCCACCAGGCCAACATGCGCATCATCGACGAGATGGTCAAGAAGCTCAAGCTTCCCGAATCTGTTGTCATCGGCCGCGACATCGCCCAAGCCGGAAACACGTCAGCGGCATCCATCCCCCTGGCAACACACCGCTTGCTTCAGGAGAACCCTGAGCTCAGCGGCGGCCTGGCCCTGCAGATCGGGTTCGGCGCCGGACTTGTCTTCGGCGCCCAGGTAGTGGTTCTGCCGTAG
- a CDS encoding DUF3052 domain-containing protein, whose product MSEADAATSVNVAERMGFKDGDLIQERGYDDDVDFDLRDDIEDVTGSELLDEDDHDVVDAVVFWWRDGDGDLVDALMDSLTNLKEGGVVWVLTPKSGRDNYVSPADIQDAAPTSGLHLTTSAGVSKDWSATRLVPKKNK is encoded by the coding sequence GTGAGCGAGGCCGACGCCGCCACATCGGTAAATGTGGCGGAAAGAATGGGTTTCAAAGATGGGGATCTGATTCAGGAACGCGGCTACGACGACGACGTCGATTTCGACTTGCGTGACGACATCGAGGATGTCACTGGTTCCGAGTTGTTGGATGAAGATGATCATGACGTCGTGGATGCTGTTGTTTTCTGGTGGCGGGACGGCGACGGTGACCTTGTTGATGCCCTCATGGATTCGCTTACCAACCTGAAGGAAGGCGGAGTTGTTTGGGTGCTGACCCCAAAGTCAGGACGTGACAACTACGTATCTCCGGCAGACATCCAGGATGCCGCACCCACCTCGGGGCTCCACCTGACCACCTCGGCAGGTGTTTCAAAGGACTGGAGCGCCACGCGTTTGGTGCCCAAGAAGAACAAGTGA